The Eretmochelys imbricata isolate rEreImb1 chromosome 4, rEreImb1.hap1, whole genome shotgun sequence sequence taatatctgTAAGTGTGATACAGCAAACCCTTAATCACAGGGATAAGCATTGTCTGTCTGATTCCATAAACTGTAAGGCATGGGGGAACTAGGCCaagagttaatttttaaaaagcttctttGAGCAGAGGACTGCAGTGTGGGGAAAGGGCAAGAAGACTACTTGTGATGAGGTAGAACAGCATAGATCCAGAGCTTCTTGATGACAATAAGCATCTGATTCCCCCCCACCATCTAAAACCATACCGATCTGCTAGCAAAACCTAACTTGCataggtataaatgactacacaaggtgaaTTTCAGTTGCTCCACACAAGTGTAAATTATAGCATGAGATACAAGGTAAACAGTCtgatttctctctccccacccccccccagtcaTTTATATAACTCTTGTTAGATCTGATGCTCAgcacagggttgtgagttcatttGATTTCGTACTTTCAAGTGATATCTTGgacttgggggtggagagggtaaAAACCTTTACTCCAATGTGGTCCTCTTTCCAAACGGATGGAACTAGTGATCAGTGTGAATGGGAAGATAGGGTAGCAGGCCAATGTAGCTTGAAAAGAGAAGTCTCGGACATTGCAAATGTCACCTCCTTTAGACAGCGTGACAGAAGCTACCCTGTCATGGCCCCACCAGTTTAATTTTGAAAGCTGGCAATAACCTGTTTTCTGCTCTCCATTATCACTTGAGCTAGCATGCAACTGTTTTACTCCAGCTCTGTCCAGCTGGCTTTTCAGTCTCTGGACTATGGTGCCTTTGAAGATGTgatgtttttggggtttttttgcccatCAAAATTGTCAGGTTTTTCCCCCTTGGTATAAACAACTCAGAACAATTGCCTTTGCAAGGTTGTTCTTTTTGGAAACTCTCGCAGATAAGGATGGCAGGACAGTCTCCTATTATCTACTCTGACAAAATcttgctgtccccctccccttccaagcTAAAAGCTACTTAATGGATCAAGAGGATTTTTCAGCCTGAAGACAGAGCAGCCTTGGGAAGGAGATTCTAGCACCCCTGAGAGAGTGAAGGTACTAGTTGGCTCCTAACCACTTCCCAGAGCTACACTTGCATTTGGGCAAACTTctttaagcaaaataaaattataGATGGGCTGTGAAATCTGGATCTGCCAGCtcggtggggcaggggctgtattTCTGTGTACGTACCCGCACGGAGCACGCTCCTGGAGTCTCTGGAGACTGCCCTAGTGTGAGCGACTAAGAGTGACGATTGATAAAGGAGCACTGAgtctgccccgccccttccccaactGTCATTGGTGGGGAGGGCTAGATAGGCTACTGCTGGGGCCATAGTCAGCTACTAATGCCCTGTGCCAGAGATCCTCTGCCCCGCACTGACCTCCTAGCCCCAGCGGCGTGACCCTCTTTCGAACACAGTTGGAGTCTGCTGGTGACTCCCCTCGGAAGGGTTGGGGTCACGCTCCACTGGTACAGAACCTCTGCCAGATCGATGGCAGGCCTGCCGAAAGCATCCCTTGAGAACGGAGGTTGTGACGCACGGTTGGCTGGCGTCTGGTTCGGGTCCCTCCCTGGCATTCCGCTGCTGTAGCCACGGGAAGTGCAGTGGAGCAGAATTCTGCCCCGCGTGGGATTTTTGTGGCGGGGGGCAGATCCTGGCGGCCAGGCTTGTGCCGAGGGTGTGAATGAGGGCATTGGCAGGGTCTGCGGCTCAGAACGGAGTCTGTGCACAGCTGTGCCTTGGACACAGCTCTGCTGCAGGGAACTGTCTGGCATGTAACGGCAGTCTGGggcccttcctgcagccaggctCGTGGGCGTGTGTCTTCTCATGCTCTGTGCGTGCCAAGGGCAGTCTTGTGAGTCCCTGGCAATGTTGCCCTTTGAGTGCATGAACCCACACTCACATGGAGCCCCATCCTgtgccactgacctcagtgggagcagataAGCGTTGGCTTGCCATGGTGCTGCAACCCACAAAATGGAATAATCCAAGACCGATTCTGTACTGGGGGTTACCCTCATACCAGCCACTAGTGTAAGGAGATCAGGAGAGGACCAATGATCTCTGCccctgcagagcaggggaggggacaaAATTCAACCAGTGTAAATGGCAACTTTCCTATGTGCACTGGGGGCTTGCAATGGTGGCTGGAAGGGGGCTGATTCCCCATGAGGACATGGTCTGAGCCCAGCATGGGTACCAGGATGGTGCTTCTGTTTACTTGCATTATAGAAATGCTGACACGGGGCTGGATTTTGCCAGCATGGTGGTTATTCTGTAACTTCCGTGCAGGGATGGGGTAGGTATGCTGGGTGACCGACAGGAAGACACGAGGGGGTCTCTCCTCAGCTGGGATGAGGGACTGCTGGGTGGTGGAAACACACAGTCATGGAGAGCAGAAGTGTATTGCTGAGACAGTGctcgcccaccccaccccttggcTGCTGGATTTCAAGTGAGATGCTGTGTGTGCTGCCCACAAGGGCCACCCGGGGGCTGGGGAAAAGTTAGCCCTGAGCAGGGACATTGGGAGCCAATGGCCCGATCCTGGAAAGTGCTGAGCTGCTGCAATGCCCTTGTCTTGGTTTTCCTGGAGCTGCTCATGCCTCCGTGGGAGCCCAGAGGAGGGGCAGAGCATAGCCCCTTGCGAGCTCAGATGCTCCTTAAGGTGAGGTGCCATGTACTCCAGGGGGAGCGCGGTCCCGCGGGTAGTCTAGCCATCCTAGgcgacccctcccctgccctcccctgtgCACGGGTAGCATTGCCCTGAGAGCCGGACTAGGAGATGGAGACTAGAAATGGCTGACACCACCCCCTGGAGCCGTTTCCTTGCAGTAGTGACATCTAGTGGCAAATGTAGAGCTGCCAGGTCTCTGCATTGTCGGCCCTTAGGCTCTGTAGTTGGCAGGGAATGCAGGCTGCCTCCTATAGACAGATTTGTCTAATGAAATCGCTTTTCCAGACCCTTCATGCCTGTCTCTTTAATTGCAGGAGGCTACGAGAGGTTTTATTCAGAGTACCCAGAATTCTGTGCAAAAACGAAATCCCTGAGCAGCATTTCTCCACCAGCCAGCACAGAGCCGATCGAACTGGGGTGCAGCTCCTGTGGGACCCCCCTGCATGATCAGGTAGCTTCCCCATCCTTCAGCCCTGCTTGGAGCACCATGCACGCTGACCTTGGTCCCAGTGTTTAAAGGGTTTTCCCACATGCCATGAAATGTGTACCGCCCTGAgcgtcgggggtgggggtctctacGAGAGCCCAAACCACCACGTCTCCTGGCTCACCACTTGTGAGCCACATGGCATAACCTGACATGGACAGTGCGTGCGAGGTCATGCTGTGTGCAGGACAGCATCTTGCTCTTTCATGGGGTGTCCCCTGTGCTGTCTGGGGTCCTGGGTGGAAATAGTCCATTCCAACAGGGTTGTGCAGTAACCCATTTGGGAAGGCCTGCTGTAATGAGTGCCGCTCTCGGCTCTGGGGACTGGTCTGTCATGGCTGTGTGCAGCCTGCCGAGCTGGAGCTGCAGTCTGCTGTTACATGGGCCTGAATCAAGAGTGACTCTGGCTTCGGTGGAGACGCTTGAGATTCACACCAGAGCTGGAGGGTTTTATTTGCTCACTGGGCACCAGAACCTACATTTCCAGAAGCATGGAGTGATTTTGCATGTCTCTGTTCTTAGTGGCCTGGCATGAGACCCTGGGAACCAGGCCCCTTCAAGGGGCCATGAGTAGGCCATTCAAACGAAAGATGCCCCAATTCCTGTGTTACTCTTGAAGATGCAGGACTTGCTGGCTTTTGCTGGTAGCTGGTCTCAGCCTCCTCCCCCTTCTGTGCATGACATTCTCCCCTGGCCTTCCCAGCGATGTTCCCCCCTGACAGTGACCTTTGTGTTGCTCTCTCCGGAAACAGGGAGGCCCAGTGGAAATCCTTCCTTTCCTCTACCTTGGCAGTGCGTATCACGCAGCCCGGAGGGATATGCTGGACACGCTGGGCATCACGGCCCTCTTGAACGTCTCGTCAGACTGTCCCAATCACTTCGAAGGACACTATCAGTACAAGTGCATCCCAGTGGAGGATAACCACAAGGCTGACATCAGCTCCTGGTTCATGGAAGCAATAGAGTATATAGGTATGTGTGCGCTGTTGGCTAAGCCTGGGAGCTGTGTGGTGGGCGTGGGGGAGGGCAGATActagggtgggggagggctggcTTACTCTCTCACCCAAAGGGCTTCCCCTCTGGCCTAGGAGAAGTGTGCATTTTCCCAGGGCCCAGTGCCCCATCTAGAACCGTAGTGGGGCAGGCCCCCTGTCTGTTAAACACTGGTTTGGAAAGGTCCCCTTAAAGCACCCACTCACTTTGGGTGCCTGCTGTGGGCCAGCTCTGGGGCCTGCTTTCCGGAGGGAtgagcacctgctgccccagtggAAGGCAGGGGTGCTCAGAGGTACCTAATGGCAAGCAGCTGTATGGAGCTTCTGACCCTGCTCCCCCATCACCTGGGCttcagggctgtggctgctgttccgtacagatgtggcctcatctGACCAGCTCCTGTCTCTTGTGCCAGTGGCCCTttgtcagcagggggtgctcaTGAGCTGTCCATGTGAGCGGGGTGAGCTATTCACAActccctcccttctgcccccagACTCGGTGAAGGACTGCCACGGCCGGGTACTGGTGCACTGCCAGGCTGGCATCTCCCGCTCTGCCACCATCTGCTTGGCCTACCTGATGATGAAGAAGCGTGTGAAGCTCGAGGAGGCGTTTGAGTTTGTCAAACAGCGCAGGAGCATTATCTCCCCCAACTTCAGTTTCATGGGGCAGCTGCTGCAGTTTGAGTCCCAAGTGCTGGCCACCTCCTGTGCTGCCGAGGCTGCCAGCCCCCCGGGGCCGCTGAGAGAGCGGGGCAAGGCCTCCTCCACGCCAACCTCCCAGTTTGTGTTCAGCTTCCCGGTCTCCATGGGGGTGCACACGACCCCCAGCAGCCTCCCCTACCTGCACAGCCCCATCACCACCTCGCCCAGCTGTTAGCACATGGCACTAACTACAGCACTGAGGCAGCACCTCCAGCAGGAGGGATGCTGACCGCCCAGCCGCTGCCAGCCATGAGACTGCAATAACTGACTGGCCTCGCTGGCCAGCATTGCCACTCTCCCCTCGACACCGAGCAATAACGGCTGGTCTGCCGCTGGCTTCGAGCTGCCTATGGGGGTCCTTGTTTTTGCGGAGAAACTCCTTACctcattgtttttttgtttttaagcagcAAGGCTTGAAGTTGTGAATTCCACAAATCCTGACAATGTGTCTGACCAGTTTTGTTTGGGGAAGAAAATTACAATTTCCCAAAGTgcctggttttgatttttttccctaatatttctttaataaaatccccaaaacaaacacccagcagaaatatttttaacctggGCAGGAGACTTCTGGTTTTAAAACATGGACTTGCTAAAAACAAAGTTGAGCCCGTGAGATTTATTGCAGTGATTTCCTCCGAATACTGAACTGCAACATTTGTGCTGTCACTGATTTCTATAACCTGTTTGTGTGTTAACTATGAGCACAACAGCATGCAGGTCTCAAAGCAGCTAGAGAACAAATCCTCTTATCACATACCTGCAAGGACTGCTGTACCAGTCTCCTGTGTTGGGGGACAGGGATTAACATGTGTATTTCCAGGCTGTACACAAGTGAGTTCAGATCACTCAGTCACTGCGCCATGGACTCTTCCGTCCAAGGAACAATCTTTGTGCGTAGTGGGTAGCTCCTAGAGGTAGTATCCTGTCTCCTTCCTAGCCCTGCTTGTAGTAATGTATCTTACATCAGAAAAGGGTGGTTTCTTTACTTGGGCGGGGCCAATGCTTATACACCTGCTTTGCACTCCCCACGCTCCTCTGGAACACTGTATATCCTGGCATgagctggtgggtgctctgtgTTGAGGCTCCTGGATGCTTGCTTGGGATCCATCCTCGGGGGATATAAGGGAACAGTGCCATGCTAGGAAGCCTGGGACCATGGCATGCTAATCAGTAGTTCATAAGCATCAGTGACAGTAGGGTGCTGCTCTGGCTGCCCCGGAAATGTTATTTCCCAAATCAGAATAGCCTTTTTATCCACTAGAGCAGTGTTTTCTCCATTAGGGAACAATCTTGGcagctgtggcagggcagggtcaCTGTCCTGTCTGGACAAGGGAGGCCTCTTGCACTCTGAATGGACAGTGTAGTTGGGTGTCAGTAGGTACCCATCATTTCAAGCCACGAGTCTGCAATGCCCTGCTCCAAACCCAGACTCAGGGCCAGTAACGAATCTGGCTGTACAAAGATGCTATCCTGCCTGAGACCATTTGCTGGTAATGTGGTAACTAGCTTTTTGTCCCCTTGTCAGTGTCCTTAGATTCATGCTAGCTGCATGCAGATCCTGGTCCCCTTGGcacaactcccatttacttcactgaGATCTGGAGCTAAcgaggtacatctacactacccaaaaaaacccaggaaccctgcagcagcaaatctcagagctcgggtcagctgactcaggcttgggctaGGGGCTACAAACAGCTGTGTATACATTCTGCcttgggctagagcctgggctctgcaaCCTGGGAGCTCTGAGCCTCATTGCCCTAGGTCTGGGTTTTATTTGTTGTGCTGTGTAGAGACACCCCCTGGGCTCCATGGCAGCAAGCCCCAAGCTTCCAGCCCAGCCGATTGAAATAAAAACCACAGCTCATGGCACAATTTCCTCTTCTGTGTCTGGGACGGTGGACAACTCTGGCCACTGGGGGTCAGATGCTTTTCACTGCAGACAGATTTTCCCTTGCCTTCCTGGCGGTGTTTATTTCTCCATGGGATTTGTGCCTTAGTTCTGTTGGGAACTGTCTCCCCAGAGCACTGCACCCCTGAGAACCATCAGTTCCCCAGACCCAAATACTGCTGGACAAGCTGACTCCTGCCCCGTGGTGGGCTGCTTGTGGCAGAAGGAAGCAGTCCTGTTTGCCAAAATGGTATCTCAGTAATGCCCCCACCAACCTGTTCTGAGCAGgggtttctcttttcttttcagtCCCCCTTAAACATCGCCTTGGCTCCTGACTCGGCCTGGGTTGGAATGTGCTAAAATTACCCATTAAAGGAATACCCTAGTCTGTTCAACGAAGGTAGTTTGGCTCAAATGTTCAAGAGAGACAGCTAAGCTTCACCTCTGAGTTCCAGTCAGCGTTGGGTACGTGCATATGCCAGCTGCTTTTACTTTTGCATGTGCCAATGTCTTGCAGTCATAGCTTTGGGTTTTGGAAAATGTGTCCCTTTATATGTGCCACACCAAAACTGGTAACTCCTCCCTAAGCCAAGGCCTCAGTGATCTGATCAGTTAACAGATGGAGCACGCTCACCAGCCTGCACTGAGCAACACTGCATTTCACATCATTCCACTCTTAATGCAAATACACCCTGGAGTCTGTGACCTCTTCCCTGTGAGTAAGGTTCAAAACTGCCATCACCTGCCCTTTTTTTACTACTGTATTAACTGGTCAAAGAAGTTCAGCGTTCGTAGGGGGGGAATCTATGCCCAGATTTGTTTGAAGACCGTGTTTTCCAAGAGCAAGAAACCAAACGCAGCCAGGCCTGTTGTGTCACTGGGTCTCTGTCTTCAAAATTTCTTCCATGTGGAGTGTGGTGGAGTTGAGCACCTTGCCCTCGGcgcccatgctgctgctgattCCCTAGTCCCGGcccctggagcagggctgggagtgtaGCGAGAAGTGGAGCTTGGTGCCAGTGCCatgggggggatggatgggtgggtgtagCCCCTTGGCATCACAGCGGGTATTGTGAATTCCAGTGCCACCTGGCACCAGGACTCTTCGGCCCTTCCTGCTCCTGGGGTGTCTTCACTGAGCTTGGGCCCAAAGCAAGCAGGACCTCAGGTTAACACTTTATCCACAAGATGGCAGCTCCAGCTGGTGGTGCTGGATGGTGCTCTGCCCATTTGGGTATGGCTGGCCTGGCCTCAATGCTCCCACCGTCTCATTGCTGGCCGGGCACAcacaggggtgtgggttttttgctTTAGTGCTGGCTCCTCAAATGGCCACTGATCTCTTGTCCTGCACTTTAAGTAACAAAATACCGTGGCCCACCATAGGAGAGCATCCTTGCTTTTGATGATCGCACAGAATCTGTGCAGCTGGCTGCCCTCTCTGACCAAGGTGGCCACAGATCGTTCTCCAAGGGTACAGCAAGGAGGCAGCTTTGGATAAAATCTGGAGAGCAATGCAATAATTTCTGGGTCCAGACCCCTCACTCACAGTGGTCCTGTTGCTACAGATGTCTGTATGTGTGTCAgatgtatatatgtatgttttTTTAGAAAGTTgacatgtttgtttttatttattgcctGAGAGATCatttggagaaaaataaatacattttcaacAGTACTGTCTGCTTCATACTCCTCCTACACAGCGCTTTATAACagcagatttcaaagcacttcacaagggAGGGTCAGTattgtccctgttttacagatgggaaactgaggcaggtgaaGGTCAccaagcaggtcagtggcagagccatgtCTCCTGAATCTGGTGTTCCATCCATGAGGACCAGGATTCCCCTAtagccggggtgggcaaactttttggcctgagagcctcATCCAGGcacagaaattgtatggcaggccatgaatgctcatgaaattggtgTGGgggtgtgcgggctctgggatggggatgagggattacctggagggtgggagggggatcagggttggggttggggcactggagcgggtcggggtgcaggctccgggcagcactttccccaagcagctcccagaagcagcgatgtgtcccccctctggctcctatgtggcggtgcagccaggcagctctgcacactgccctgtccacaggcgccacccctgcagctcccattggctgcaatttCCAGATAGCGGGGGctgtgtgcagagccccctggcttcccctatgtgtaggagatgggggtgggggcctggaacatgctgctgcttccgggagccacatggagccatgGAATGCATGGAGTGGGACAAGCCCTGGATCCCATGCCCTGGCAGGATCTCAAGGGCTGGAATAAAACATTTGAAGGGCCAGATGCGGCtcccaggctgtagtttgcccatccctgctctacAGGATTCAGTGGCTTTCTTGCGgtgagctagtgaacaggagcagccAACAGGGATGTTTTGCAAGGGATTTCTCCAGTTGAAAGAGGCAAGACTGTGCTCCTGGGAGTGAGCTTGGGCGGTTAGTTGATAATTGTGCACTCATTTGCTTACTTGAAGATTTCCGTATGGT is a genomic window containing:
- the DUSP4 gene encoding dual specificity protein phosphatase 4 is translated as MGELREVEGSALRRLLRREAGPGRCPPLLLLDCRPFLAHGAGHIRGALSVRCNSIVRRRAKGAVSLEQILPAEGEVRARLRAGLFPAVVLYDERSARAESLREDSTVWLVVRALRRDTARADIRLLKGGYERFYSEYPEFCAKTKSLSSISPPASTEPIELGCSSCGTPLHDQGGPVEILPFLYLGSAYHAARRDMLDTLGITALLNVSSDCPNHFEGHYQYKCIPVEDNHKADISSWFMEAIEYIDSVKDCHGRVLVHCQAGISRSATICLAYLMMKKRVKLEEAFEFVKQRRSIISPNFSFMGQLLQFESQVLATSCAAEAASPPGPLRERGKASSTPTSQFVFSFPVSMGVHTTPSSLPYLHSPITTSPSC